AGGGTGCTAAGGCTGCCGGTTTTGAAAACGCTGCCGCAATTTACTGAGAAGATATGGATAGACCAGAATTTATGCAACATGCAGAAAAAGTAGGATGTACAATTGTTTATGATACAAAAACAACAAAACTACTTGGAGTTCAATTAGGTTCATGAGGCGAAACTCTTCACGCTGAAACAATATACATGTTCGCATTAGCAATTCAAAAAGGTTTAACATTGCCTGAAATTGCTTTAACAGATGTATTCTTCCTACCTCACTTTAACAAACCATTTAACTTCTTCCTTGTTCCAATGTTAAAAGCTTTAGGAATCAATTATAAAAAATAGTTAACAAATAAAAAAGAGCTTAATAATAGCTCTTCCTAAATAGTAAGTTCAAGTGCAACACATGCACTTGGCTTTTTTTATTTTAACATTTTAATGATTTTTTTCTCATTTTTTGCAAATATTAGTTACGATAAAAGCCCCTTATGCAAGGGGTTGGGGGTTAGGAAGAAAGAAAAGTCCCTTTTCAAGGGGTTTGGGGTTAGAAAATAAAGAGGCGGATTGTGTAAGCGGATAGAGCTTATGCAACATAATAAGCGACTATCATACTAGGCCGTAAAAGTTAGCCTCGATAAATAAATCATTGGCAGATTTTCAACCCAAAATTTCTCTTGGCATATCATTTATTCTTTTGGTAATTTGGTCTAATATTTCTTGCGAAATTTGATTAAAATCAAATCCTTTTTTGTATTCGCGTCTTATAAGTCCATTTCAGTGTTCGTTTGATCCTCTTTGAAAAGAGGCGTATGGCTCAGCTCTATATATTTTTATATCGAGTCATTTTGCCAAAATACCTATTTTTTCGAATTCTATGCCATTATCAATAGTTATAGTTTTTACTATTAATTGTCTTTCTAAAACGAGTTTTCTTAATGCTACATTCACCTTCATTGGGTTTTTACTTGGTATCAAAATCGCAAAACCGACTCTGGTTTTTCTCTCTGTTAAAGTAAGAATGTTGTTATATCCAGTAGCTCTTTTCCCAACTATCATATCAGCTTCTCAATGACCATATTCTTCACGATTATCTATCGATTTGGGTCTTGTTCATATCGGGAATACATAATCAGCTGATGTTACAAGGCGACTAATTACGCTTGCATGTCTTTTTCCACCCTTTTTATATGAGGAACGCAATAAATTTGATTTTTTGATTATTCATTTATTTGTTTTGATTCAATTGAATACTGTTTTTAAGCAAGGGATTTTAATTTTAAAATTCTCTTTTATATATTTATGGGTAAGTTTTACCCCATAATATTTTTTGTCAAATTTTTTTAGAAATAATTCACTAAATTCACTATATTTACTATTCAAAAATTTAAAATAATATTTATGATAATGACGTCTTTGGGCTTTGATATCAGCATAAAATGGGGAATATTTCCCAAATTTATCTAAATTTCTTTTTATTTCTCTACTTACTGTAGATGGGTTTTTATGTAATATATTTGCAATTTTTCTTATTGATAAATTTATTTCTAAATAACTTTTAATTGCTTCTCTATCACTTTTTGTTATATGGGTATATTTTTTAATGCTATAATTCATATGAAGTTCCTGGCCAATTTGGAGCTTTTTTCTTTTTTTATTTTAAAGAATAATCGAAACAAAAAAGTTCAAGCCCCACAATTTAATTTTACATTAATTTGTGTTGCACTTGAACTTACAATCAAGCAAGAGCTTAATAATAGCTCTTTTTTGTATGCTTAAACTAGCTTTATTGGGTAAATAGTATAAAGTCATTTAGGAAAAAATCATGAGATAAATAATATTAATTGGAATATTTAGTACGCTACTATTGAAATGATACTTAAAATGATAGAAATTATAAGAAATTAGATATCTGATTTTTTAATTTTTCCACTATTTTCCTTATCAAAAATTTTTATAAGTATGTCTTAATTTTATTTTTTACTATTTTTTGATCTTTGTTTTAGGTTTTGCTTTATATTACTAAAATAATCACTATAGTTTTTAACTAAACAAGCATCAACTTTACCATTAATTGGGTCGGATTTTAAAATAACGACAGCTACTTTGTCACCTAAACGGTATTTATTTTTTGTATTTTTTCCGATAATTGTAGTTGAATCATCATTTATTTCATATTCATCATCACTTAATGTTGAAATATGAACTAAAGCATTAGTTTTATTTTCAAATTCAACAAACATTCCAAATTTTAAAACGCTGACAATTTGACAATTAAAGCTTTGTCCAATTTTATTACGGAAATATTCAGCATATAATAAATCATTTGTGTCACGTTCTATTTGTAACGCTTTTTGTTCAGCTTCACTATTCATTTCGCTAATTGTTGGCAAAATTTTTCGCATGTGCTCAATTTTAGTTCGATCATTATTGATCAAAACATCTCTAATAGCTCTATGAACCATTAAATCAGGATAACGACGGATTGGGCTTGTGAAGTGACAATAATGCTCACTCGCTAATCCAAAATGTCCGATATTTTCAGGGTTATAAACAGCTTTTGACATTGTTCGCAGAAACATAATTTGTAGAAAACTATCAAATCTTTGCTTTTTGATTTTTTCAATTGCTTGTTGGAATGAAAGAGGCGTTAAATTCATTGAATCAAGTTCAATTTTAATGTTTAATGCATTCATAACTTGTTTAAAAGTTAGAATTTTTTCTTCAGAAGGCACATCGTGAATCCGATACATTACAGGGATTTTAGCTTTTGTTAAAATTTTAGCCGTTTCTTCATTAGCACGCACCATAAAGTCTTCAATCATTCTTTCACTTGGTCCAGATGAATCTACTATAACATCAACAACTTGGTCTTTATCTCCTAAAATGATTTTTGGCTCCTCTATTTCAAAGTCGATATAACCTTCACTTAACTTAACTTTTCGGATTTTTTGTGTTAATTCTCAGGCTAAATTTAACATTTTGTTTAACGATTGGTCTTCAAAACGTTTTTTAGATTCAATAAATTCATTGACGCGTTTATAAGTTAAACGATATTTTGAATTAATGACCCCTTGAACTAATCGTGCATCCATTGTATGGCCATTGTTATCGATGTTGATAATGATAGACATAGTAAAACGATCTTCATTTGGATTTAGAGAGCAAATTCCATTTGATAATTTTTCTGGCAACATCGGTATAACTTTATTAGCTAAATAAGTGGATGTCCCGCGTTTTAACGCCTCTTTATCAATTTCACTATTTTCATGAACATAATAGCTTACATCCGCAATATGAACAGCTAATTCGTAATACGAATTATTAATTTTTTTAACAGAAATCGCATCGTCAAAATCCTTGGTATTTTCGCCATCGATTGTAACAATTAACTCATCACGAAAATCAACTCTATTTTTCATTCCCTTCGGATCAATTTTATCAGGGATTAAGTCAGCTTCTTTTTGAACTTCTTTTTCAAACCCTTTTGGCATTTCGCGTTCAGCTAAAAGTGATTTTACATAGCAAAGAGGATCAGAAATATTAGAAACTTTTTCAACAATGTCGACATGTAGTTCGTTTTGTTTTCATGCGCAAATTTTGGCTAATACTAAATCATCTAAACGGGCATCTATTTTAAACTCATTAATCACGAAACGGGTGTTAGCATAGTCATTTTTGATTGGTTTGAACGTAATCACTGAGTTATTTAACTCAATAATTCCTGGAATTTTAGCTTCTTTACGCTTAATTACTTCCGTAATATGTGCAAAAACTTTTAGAGAGCTGTTTTCAAAGTATTCATAAACCTCAGCTTTAACAAAATCGCCTGTGTAGGCGTTATTAAAACTACTCCCTGGAACAAAATACGATACTTTTTCACCATCATTTTCTTCATCAAGATCAATGAAACCAAAACGAGCATCTTTTGAGTATTTAATAACTCCTTCAATTGTTCCTTTTGGAACGAGAATTGAGTAGGTATTGTCTCTAAATAGTATGATTTTGTGTTTTTCAACCATTTCTTTTAGAGCGATTGTGAGCTGTTTGCTTTTATTGTAAGGAACTTGCAAGCCTTTTGCAATTGAAAGATAATTGCAACGTTTTTTCGCTTTTATATAGTTGTATATTTTTTCAATTGAAATCATCTAATTATTTTGCGACAAAGTTTATTACAAGAGCAAGAGACATAGTGATAATACCCATGAAAAACATGGCTCACTTCATAAACTTTTTCACGCCCCTTTCTTTGTTTGATTTGAATAATTCTAGATCACCTGAACCAACTAACGCTCCTGAAAAACCATTTGAATCAGGTGACATCATTAATGAAATAATAATGATAAAAATACTGATCAACATTAAAACAATTGAAGTTATTAATTGTATTGTCATGACGCCTCCAAATGAAAATATGAATTAAATTATAAACTATGCTACATAATTTAAGTTTAAATTTATATTTTAAATTGAATAGCATATAGAAAATAAATAGTTATTTTTTGACCAAATACTTAGGAATATGAGTGTAAAAGTCAAAAAGTAGTCATAATTTAGAATGTTATAATTTATGATTTTAAGATGAAAACATTTGAAAGCTAATTATTCTGTTGCTATTTTAATTTAATTAATAAATATAAATTTTATATTATAATTTAAAACTATGAAAATGAATGCTAATAAAAAGAAACCAATAATTATTTTTGTGGGCCCTAGTGGTGTTGGAAAAGGAACTATTGAATCAATTTTGTTTAAGAACAATGATCTTAAATTAAAATTATCTGTTTCTGCAACAACAAGAAGCCCGCGCGTAGGTGAAATTGATGGTACCCATTATTTTTTCATTTCTAAGGATGATTTTCAGCAAAGAATTGAGAATAATGAACTTTTAGAATATAATTTTCATTTTGATAATTATTATGGCACTCTTTTGAGTGAGATTGATCGCATTCACAATTGTGGTTTAGTTCCTTTTTTAGAAATTGAAACATTAGGGGCTAAAAAAATACTGCAAAATACTGAAAACTTTAATAAATACAACATAATCACAGTTTTTATTCTTCCTCCTTCATTCCATGAATTGAAACAAAGAATTGTAGGTCGTAATACCGAAACTGAGGATTCAATTACAATGAGAATGCAAAAAGCGACAGAAGAGATCGCTGATCGTCATATTTTTAAATACAATATTATAAACGATGATCCGCACCGTGCCGCAAATGAGATTGAAGCGTTATTAATGAAAGAGTTATATGAGTAGTTTTGGCGAATTAAGTTCAGTGGGCAATATTAGAAGCGAAAATCAAGATCGAGTTGGGCATTTTTTGTCAGGTTCAATTGGCATGATTTTAGTTTGTGATGGTATGGGTGGTCACTTTGGAGGTGCTTATGCATCAAGTATTACTGTCAATGTGTTTAATCGCAATTTTAAAGAGCAAATACCATTGCAAAAAAACGATATTAATTCATATGCAACCTGATTTAAAAAATGTGTTGAACAAGCTCGTGCAGAAATGAAAAAGATGGGCGAAAATGATGAAGCTAAACTTGATATGGGAACCACTGTAACTGCGGCTATTTTTGATACAAAAGCGAAGTTTTTGTATATTTTTAATATTGGTGATTCGAGAACTTATGTATTATCGAATTTAGGAGAACTTACACAAATTACAGTAGACCATAATCTCTTAAATAAACTTATTTTAATTGACAATATGAGTGAAATGGAAGCAAAAAAAGTTCGTTATCATACAGCTTTGACGTCAGCATTAGGTCCCCAAAAGAAAACTAAAATTGAGGTTTTTGACCTTAGCGACAGTTTTGATAAAGTTCACGGAATTTTATCAACCTCT
The Mycoplasmopsis californica genome window above contains:
- a CDS encoding IS30 family transposase, with the translated sequence MNYSIKKYTHITKSDREAIKSYLEINLSIRKIANILHKNPSTVSREIKRNLDKFGKYSPFYADIKAQRRHYHKYYFKFLNSKYSEFSELFLKKFDKKYYGVKLTHKYIKENFKIKIPCLKTVFNWIKTNKWIIKKSNLLRSSYKKGGKRHASVISRLVTSADYVFPIWTRPKSIDNREEYGHWEADMIVGKRATGYNNILTLTERKTRVGFAILIPSKNPMKVNVALRKLVLERQLIVKTITIDNGIEFEKIGILAKWLDIKIYRAEPYASFQRGSNEHWNGLIRREYKKGFDFNQISQEILDQITKRINDMPREILGWKSANDLFIEANFYGLVW
- the rnr gene encoding ribonuclease R; translated protein: MISIEKIYNYIKAKKRCNYLSIAKGLQVPYNKSKQLTIALKEMVEKHKIILFRDNTYSILVPKGTIEGVIKYSKDARFGFIDLDEENDGEKVSYFVPGSSFNNAYTGDFVKAEVYEYFENSSLKVFAHITEVIKRKEAKIPGIIELNNSVITFKPIKNDYANTRFVINEFKIDARLDDLVLAKICAWKQNELHVDIVEKVSNISDPLCYVKSLLAEREMPKGFEKEVQKEADLIPDKIDPKGMKNRVDFRDELIVTIDGENTKDFDDAISVKKINNSYYELAVHIADVSYYVHENSEIDKEALKRGTSTYLANKVIPMLPEKLSNGICSLNPNEDRFTMSIIINIDNNGHTMDARLVQGVINSKYRLTYKRVNEFIESKKRFEDQSLNKMLNLAWELTQKIRKVKLSEGYIDFEIEEPKIILGDKDQVVDVIVDSSGPSERMIEDFMVRANEETAKILTKAKIPVMYRIHDVPSEEKILTFKQVMNALNIKIELDSMNLTPLSFQQAIEKIKKQRFDSFLQIMFLRTMSKAVYNPENIGHFGLASEHYCHFTSPIRRYPDLMVHRAIRDVLINNDRTKIEHMRKILPTISEMNSEAEQKALQIERDTNDLLYAEYFRNKIGQSFNCQIVSVLKFGMFVEFENKTNALVHISTLSDDEYEINDDSTTIIGKNTKNKYRLGDKVAVVILKSDPINGKVDACLVKNYSDYFSNIKQNLKQRSKNSKK
- the secG gene encoding preprotein translocase subunit SecG — encoded protein: MTIQLITSIVLMLISIFIIIISLMMSPDSNGFSGALVGSGDLELFKSNKERGVKKFMKWAMFFMGIITMSLALVINFVAK
- the gmk gene encoding guanylate kinase, which produces MKMNANKKKPIIIFVGPSGVGKGTIESILFKNNDLKLKLSVSATTRSPRVGEIDGTHYFFISKDDFQQRIENNELLEYNFHFDNYYGTLLSEIDRIHNCGLVPFLEIETLGAKKILQNTENFNKYNIITVFILPPSFHELKQRIVGRNTETEDSITMRMQKATEEIADRHIFKYNIINDDPHRAANEIEALLMKELYE
- a CDS encoding PP2C family protein-serine/threonine phosphatase, which codes for MSSFGELSSVGNIRSENQDRVGHFLSGSIGMILVCDGMGGHFGGAYASSITVNVFNRNFKEQIPLQKNDINSYATWFKKCVEQARAEMKKMGENDEAKLDMGTTVTAAIFDTKAKFLYIFNIGDSRTYVLSNLGELTQITVDHNLLNKLILIDNMSEMEAKKVRYHTALTSALGPQKKTKIEVFDLSDSFDKVHGILSTSDGVHDFIEKPVIEQILRQEKNEQKVVEALVQNALDNKSTDNASAVYVTIANNAEWRG